The nucleotide sequence TTAATTTGCAAAGTTTTATTAAATAGCTTGATAGGAAACTATCCTTCGATTTCTCATAATGAACGGGGTTCTCCCAAAGATCACGAAATACTTCGCATAAAACTTGCTCAGCGGCTCGCTTATTCCCTGTAATTCGGAAGGCAACCTGAAAAAGTAATGTGCTGTATGAATGGACCATTTGTTTTAAGGCTTTGGGATCTTTTTTTAATATTTGTTCTAATACATTTCCCTCAATGTCTCTTTTCAATTTCATAACAGCATCACCCTTTATACTAGATTATTTTTACAGTACCCTTATATGATATATGTTAAACACTTGTATAATATTTGTTTATGTATTTTGCGTTTATTGTATAACAAAAGGCAATGCCAATTAAAACAGCACTGCCTTACATTTCCTTACTTTGTTAGTTTGTTTTCTATAGAATATTTAATCCCTGCGACCGTGCCTATCCCGAGCAACGCATATTTCAATCCGACCAATGTAGCTTCTGGTGTTGCACCGCCCGCTTCCCAAAAGGCGTATAAGACACCCAGCACGACAGCCACTATGGGAATATACTTATTAGAAAATCTTTCTGTCTGACGAATCGCATATAAAATCACAGCTAAACCAACATACGGCGCAAAATCGGTCATAAAATCCATGATTTCCACCCCATTCCTTAAATTTTGTAAGGCTTATACAAAACTTATTCTGAAATGGATGAATAAAGACCAGATCTGTCTCCGTTTGGCTTAACTCTAAAGAATGAAGACAAAAGTTTTTCTGTTGAATCAACATGAATCGCATTTCATTCCACGAGATTGGTGCACATATCCAGAAGTTTTATTGAAATATCCACAAGTCTACAAATTCAGACATAATCGACATCGCTAAGTTTATGTTTGGTTTAATTTCAATGCCCCTTTCCTGAGCGCACCATCAAATTCTTCCACAAGACTTTCCACCAACTCACCTGCTGATCTCACTTGAGCTAACGCCGATGCCTGCCCCGCCCACATGGAGATCATCTCTTTATTTCCTTGCCGACCAGCTTCTTTTCTAATATCAGAAGTTAAAACGTGCTGGACGGGATACGTCGGCAATACACCACCATGAGTCTCCAACTCTAGCATCATCTCATTCTTAAACCCTCTCGCACTTTTGCCTGAAAAAGCTTTTGTGATTTTCGTGTCTGTGTCACAACTCGCTAAAATCGCTTGTCTATGAATCTCGTTCGCACCGCTTTCCTTTACAGTTAAAAATGCGGTACCGAGTTGAACGGCGGATGCACCTAACGTCAGTCCTGCTGCCATTCCCCTGCCATCCATAATGCCACCAGCGGCAACTACAGGACAGCTCACCGCGTCAACAACTTGTGGGACCAAGGCCATCGTTCCAATCATTGCTTCATTTTTAACATCTAAAAATGTCCCTCTGTGACCACCTGCTTCACTTCCTTGCGCGACGATTACATCCACCCCACAAGATTCCAGCACTACCGCCTCTTTTACTGTTGTTGCAGTAGCAATCACGGTAATGCCTGACGCGTGAAGCTGATCTACTAAACTCTTTTGTGGTGCATCAAATGTAAAACTAACAATCTTAACACCAGATGCCACTACTATTTCTAGTTGTTTTTCAAAGAGATCCTTTATTTTTGGGACTTTGTTCAATTCTGGAATTCCAAGTCTCGACCGGTATTTATTCAAATGTTGCTGCATCTTTAAAATAGATTCCTCATCCATTTCGTAACTCTGTGGAAGAAACAAATTTACTGCAAAAGGTGCCTCTGTTAACACCTGAATATCACGAATGGCTTCACTTATTTGTTGAGGAGTCATGTATCCAGCACCGAGCGTTCCTAGAGCACCCGCCTCACTGACTGCCGCGACTAATTCCGGTGTCGTCGGCCCGCCTGCCATACCAGCCTGTATGATCGGATACTTGATATTGAGCATTTTACAAATCATACGTCATCTCCTTCCACCTACATTTTTCTAAATCATATCAAAAAGAAAGAGCTTTAGTCTGTTCTGACCAAAGCTCGTTTTGTGTTAGACCGCAATCTTTCTGTTTTCGTACATTTCCTGAATTGCTTCTTCACTTTTACCCTCATCAAATTCATTCTCACTTTTTGAAACAACGATTGTAGCGATTCCGTTACCGATCAAGTTTACAATCGCACGGGCTTCACTCATAAAACGGTCAACTCCCAATAGCAGCGCCAATCCTTCAACTGGAATAACCTGCATGGCTGTTAAGGTTGAAGCGAGGACTATGAATCCGCCACCTGTAACAGCTGCAGCTCCTTTGGATGTTAGCATCAATACAGCGATGATCGTTAGCTGCTGCGTCAAACTCAAGTCAATGCCGAAAACTTGTGCTAAGAATACAACCGCCATCGAAAGGTAAATCGATGTTCCATCTAAGTTGAATGAATATCCTGTTGGAATAACAAGACCAACAACTGATTTCGAGCAGCCGAACTTTTCCATCTTATTCATCATTCGTGGCAGCACAGATTCTGAAGAGCTTGTCCCTAAAACGATTAAAAGCTCATCTTTTATAAACTTCAAATACTTCCAAAGACTAAAGCCGTACATCTTACAAATCAAGTTCAATACGATGAAAACGAAGAAAAACATCGTAGTATACACAGCGATCATCAATTTACCGAGCGGAACAAGTGACTCAAGGCCATAGTTTCCAATTGTAAACGCCATCGCTCCGAATGCGCCTAGTGGAGCAGCTTTCATGATGTAACCGACAATCTTGAAAAAGACATTAAGTAATTTTTCAAAGAACTCAATAATGATCTTCCCGCTGGCCCCGAGTGCAGTAAGCCCTACACCGAACAAAATGGAGAAGAACAGAACTTGAAGGATATCGCCTTTTGCGAACGCATCTACCATATTGCTCGGAACGATGTGTGTCACAAACTCAATCCAGTCGATCTTTCCGCCTTCCTCAGATGTGTATTGTGATACATCCCCTTTTTCAAGCTTATCAAAGTCTAAGCCAGCTCCTGGTTTTAACACGTTAACAACGATCAGACCGATAACGAGAGCAAGCGTTGTGACAATTTCAAAATAAATAAATGCTTTTCCTCCGACCTTACCTACTTTTTTCATATCACCCATTTTTGCAATACCGAGTACGATCGTTAAGAAAATGATCGGAGCGATAACCATCTTAACAGCGTTAATAAATGTATCTCCTACAGGTTTCATCTGTTTGCCTACTTCCGGCCAGATGAGTCCAACAAGCACACCAACTGCAATAGCCGTTAATACCTGAAACGTTAAGTTCTTAAATATCCTTTTCATTATTCTTCTCCTTTCGAATTCGAAAATGAACTTAAATTGTATGGGGTCTGACCCGGGGTCAGACCCCATACAATTCCCACACAATTTACACACAGCTCACACATAAAAAAGCGTTATCATTTGTAAGATAATGATAACGCTTTCATACTATTGTTAGAATATTACGAACTTATTGGACGTTTTGGTCTTTTTGGTCTCGACTATTTTTTAAGGAGATACCGGTTGACTGGCCTGCCGATTGTCCCGTATTGAATGTCCATAGTGATGCTTCCGTTCTTCACCAAATAATCCAGGTATCTTCGTGCAGTGACTCGTGCGATTCCGATTCCTTCAGCTACTTCCTCTGCCGATTTCTCTTCCGTTTGATTTTGTAAAAAGCTCTGAATTTGTTTTAAAGTAAGTTCATTTAGTCCTTTGGGAAGATCGACGGAAGCCTTCAGCTGCTGTTGTTCAGAAAAGAAAAGATCGTCTAAATCTTTTTGTGTAACCGAGCCTGATGGTGAAATGGTTGAATGATAGGCTCGGTATTTTTCCAAAGCCTTATGGATACGCTCATAATTAAACGGTTTGATGATGTAGTCGAATGCACCGTTTTGTAGCATCGATCGAATCGTTTGAAGATCATTGGCAGCTGTAATCACAATCACGTCAACTTGGATTTTTTCCACTCTGATCTGTTGCAGTGTTTCAACCCCGTCTTGTTCAGGCATGTAAATATCTAACATGACAAGTTCTGGTTTCTTCTTCTTAATTTGCTTAAGGCCTTCTGTTCCGTTTGATGCTGTAGCTATCACTTTGAATCCTTTTACTTTTTCTATGAATGCCTTGTTGATTTCCTGTACCATCGGATCGTCTTCAATCAACAGAACCGTAATCTCACTCATCATCTTCACCCCTGTCATTCATCGGAAACGTAATCACAAAGCTTGTTCCTTGGTTCTTATGAGACGTGACTTCGATCCCCCCTTTTCCTTTTTCCACAATCTGCTGAATCAAATACAAACCGATGCCTGATCCGTAATTCCCTTTTGTCGTATATCCTCTTTCAAAGATATGATTTTGAACTTCTTCACTCATGCCGCTGCCGTTGTCTTCAACAAGAATGGCACAAATCTCTGAGTCCTGCGCAATGGAAACATCAATTCTTGCATCGTCCATTCCTTTTAGAGCATCATAAGCGTTCTCAATTAAATTCCCTAGAATCATCACAAAGTCATGCTGATCGAGCTGGTCAGGAAATTGTTCAAGCCGACTCTCGCTGTCGATTACGACTTTGATGCCAAGTTCTTTCCCACGGCCAACTTTACTTAATAAAAGACCGGCTAAACTTTCATTCTTGATACGCTGATTGAGGAAACGCGTCAGTGAACCTTTTTCTTCTGATATTTGAAAAACATACTGCATCGCTTTTTTTATTTTACCAAGCTGTAGAAGTCCAGCAATTGTATGAAGCTTGTTCATATGTTCGTGGTTCTGTACACGCAAAGCTTCTACAAACGCCTTTACCCCCGTCAGTTCTTCTGCCATTTTCGCTACTTCCGTTCTGTCTTGGAAGATAGCCACAGCCCCAACAATTTGGTTTTTTACTTTGATCGGTACTCGGTTACTCATTATAATTTTCCCGCTGACCCGTATTTCCTGATTGTACACAGGACGGCTAAGTTCAATAATTTCAGGCAGACGTGTATCTGGTATGACCTCTCGAATCGGCATTCCTACCACATCTCCAGTTACGGAAAAAATACTTTTCGCTTTTTCATTAAAAATTGAGATCTGTTCCCCATTATCTATTGCAATAACACCTTCATGCATAGAGTTGAAGGTAGCCGTTCGCTCCTCAAGCATCCTAACGATTTCGTGAGGTTCTAAATAAAACATCTGCTGTTTTAAGTGACGTGCTAGCAAGTATGAGCCGATCACCCCGAATGAAAGGACGAGTAAAAAGATAAGAGTCATCTCATCCATAAGGTCATGCACGACTTCATTAAAACCGGGTATAACATGACCCACTGTTACGACGCCGATCTGTTCCAAGTTATCATTTTTTATAGGAACAAATGCCCTGACGGCTGTCCCCATCTCACCCTTCGCTTTTGATATAAACGTATGATCAGCAAATGCTGCTCCTTCGTCACTGCCTTCCGACTTCGTGCCAAGCATGTCCTTCACCGGATGGGAATAACGAACATGGTCCATATTCATCGCCACTATATAGTCAGCTTCGTTAATGACGCGTATTTTTTCAACAGCTGGCTCTATTTCGTTCCAGCCTTCTTTTTTCTGTATGTATTGTTTCACTTCTGGAAGCTGTGCTATCGTTCGGGCAGTAATCATCGCCCGCTTGCCAAGCTCTTCTTCCTGTATGTCGAGGATTTTTCCGATAATAACGATTCCGCCAATCATAATGGCATAAAATACGATGCCAAATGTGAGTATCATGATTTTTGTCCGTATTGGTAATCGTTTCATCGTCATCTTCAGACTTACCTCCTCGCATACCTTTTGTCCTTATTGTATCATTCCAACTTCAATATGTTAGACTATTAAAAAAGTGTCGGATATGGGGTATGAATGATGAAAGCGTTTATGGGGATTGTGCTCATACTGCTCGCCGGATTGGGAGCATCGGTCTGGATCGGGTTTCATACAAAATTGTCAGAAGGAAAGCTTCCCTATGACGATGATCAAAAAGGCATAAGTGAACAAGTGGTAATTAAGTTCAGTCATGTCGTGGCTGAAAATACCCCAAAAGGCCTTGCCGCACAGCGGTTTGCCCAACGAGTAAACGAAAAATCAGCCGGCAAGATCAAGATAGAAGTTATACCAAATGGCGGTCTTTATTCAGACCAAGAAGAGCTTGAAGCGCTGCAGCGTGGTGATGTTCAGATGATCGCTCCAGCAACAACAAAGCTAAGTTCTTTTTCTTCCAAGTGGCAAGTGCTTGACCTTCCTTATATGATGCCAACGCGAGATAGCATTATCGAAGCTTTAAACGGAGAAATTGGTGAGACTTTGCTTGGATCTTTAGAAGAGAGAAACATGAAAGGTCTAGCATTATGGACAAATGGTTTTAAACAGATCACTACCAATGATGGCCCTATCGTTCAACCTTCTGATTTAAAAGGACAACGCCTAAGGATCATGCCAAGTCCAGTTCTTGAAAGACAATTCGAGTTAGTAGGTGCCAAAGCAATAGGACTCGATTTTAATGAAACATATCGATTGTTGGAATCAAGAGAATTGAACGGTGAAGAAAACACTATCTCAAACATTTATTCTAAAAAGTTTTTTGACGTTCAAAGTGACCTCACCATCAGCAATCATGGATTTCTAGGATATGCCGTTATCATGAATGAAGATTTCTGGGCAAAACTTACGAATGATCAGCAAACCATCATCTCAGAAGCTCTAGATGAAACAACACGCTGGAATCAAACACAGTCATTTAAAATGAACGATGAACAGCTTTCTTTGATTAAAGATAACTCTTCTATTGACATTCATTACCTGACAAATGAAGAAAAGCGAGAGTGGGCAAAGCGGTGGCAGCCCCTATATCGGGAATTTGAAGAGGAGATCGGAAAAGAGTTATTGTCAAAAATGATTAAATTACGAAATACAAACAAAGATTTTTAATAGAGAACAAGGGACTCTTCTTTATCAGAAGCGTCCCTTTTCATTCCATTCATCCACACATTTTTGGCAAATGCATGTGTTGCTTTCTGGAGCAGCTTTCTCAAGAAGTTGTGGAGCGATGGTAACGTTCATACACCAGCATGTCTCAGGTTTGTTGCCGAGTGAAATCGCGCAATTGTTCGTTTCATTACACAGAGGACATTCAGACATCGTTCTTCACCTTCCCTTGCATTCTCTTCCCCCATTTTGCCAATGATTTGAGGGATGGAACAAGATCCTCTCCAGCTTTTGTTAAAGAATATTCCACTCGTGGCGGAATCTCCATGTATTGTTTACGAATCACCAAGCCCTGGTTTTCCATTTCCTTTAATGACTGAGACAATACCATGTTGGTGATACCATCCACATGTCGTTTCAGTTCGTTATAGCGCAGCGTTTTATTTTTCCACAACGCCCATATGATCGGAAGTCTCCATTTGCTCCCGATTAAGGTAAGTGCGAATGTTAACGGACAATCTTCTTTCCTCTTGTATCCTGTATCATTCATCTCGAAACTCCTTTAATCAGTTTTTACTGACTTAGTAAGAAATTACTGCATACTTGTTTTCTCTTTTCTATGTAATAAAATTATAGCGTAATTAACTATTCGAATTCCAAGGAGGGTGAAGAAAATGGATTTAAAATATGAGATTCTTCCTGATCATGACATGGAGCTTTGTCGAGACCTCTGCAATGAACTAATGGTTTACCAAAAATCAAAAGCCAGCATAACTCCTGAACTCTTTGACACGATGAGCTTTGAAACACGCATGGTTCCTTCTGTATATAAGGCCCTGCATAACTTTATTGTAGTTGTAAAAGATGGTGATGAAATTGTGGGTTATGTCTATTCAAACATTTCCCCGAAGGAAGTGTATTCGAGTGAGTTCGCTACCTTTTTTGATATGAATTCAGTTGATAAAGAAGTGGTCGGCTGCCTGTCTCAGTTTTATATCAAGAAAGAGTACAGACAATATGGTGTCGGATCTACCCTTTTTAACATGTCTATGAATTGGCTGCGTAAATTTGAAGATGTAGAAGATTACTTTATCTATGTTTCCAATGGGAATGATGATGCACTGGAGTTTTATCAACGTAAAGGATTTTCGGTAAGCCATGAAATATTGGATGGTTTTATTACTGTTCTACGCAGTAAGAAAGTAAGTGGAAATTAAAAATCAGATTATGTTCTAGGTCATTTCGACTGTTTTTGCGCCTTCATTAGTTCCTCCCTTTGTAGCTAGTTTTGTAGATTTACATATCTGTAAAATGAAGTTAATAAAAAGATTGTAGAATAAAACCTGTTTCACCAGGATTTAGTAGTTTGTGCTGCAAGGGATAAAAAATAAAATAATGGAGGCGTTGATGATGAAAAGGCACAAGAACAAAAATTTCCTTTCGCTTTTTTCAGTTGTGATTGCTCTTGTTGTAAGTTCTTTAGCATTCATCCCTACTCTTCAGGCTGCTGGCGACGGTACCTGGTCGAGTCCGTATTCTGTTTCTCAAAGTATTTCCAATCAAAACAATTCTTTAAAGACCGTACAGGGTTATGTCGTGGGACAACCAACTGCGACAACAACAGTTGTCACGAGCAATTATCCTAACGATTATGCATTGGCTTTGGCTGACAGTGCATCTGAAACAAACACGGCAAACATGGTCTACGTTCAGATTCCGTCTGCTTTCCGTTCGCAGTTTGGGTTAAAAACCAATCCTAGTTTAAAAGGACAATCAATTAAAGTAACAGGTTATCTAACTGCCTATTTTTCACATGCTGGTTTAAAAGATCCAACAGCTATGGAAAAAACATCGGGTACTACACCAACTGACCCACCAACTGATCCAACCGATCCGCCAGCATACGATGAGTCCTATTATGATTCAGCTCAAGGGAAAACGGGTGCCGCATTAAAGACCGCCCTTCACAACATCATCGACGACCACACAGAGCTTTCGTATTCTGCAGTTTGGGAAGCGTTAAAAGTAACCGATCAAGATCCGAACAACAGCAATAACGTCATTCTGCTCTATACTGGCCGTTCACAAAGCAAAACAACAAACGGCGGCAACGTAAACGATTGGAACCGTGAGCACGTGTGGGCAAAATCTCATGGTGATTTTGGAACGACGATGGGTCCTGGCACTGACATTCATCACCTTCGCCCAACCGATGTGAGTGTGAACAGCTCCCGCGGTAATCTTGATTTTGATAACGGCGGTACACAGCATTCTGAAGCTCTTGGCAACTATTATGATAGTGATTCATGGGAACCTCGTGATGCGGTAAAAGGTGACGTGGCGCGTATGCTGTTTTACATGGCGGTTCGCTATGAAGGAGACAGCGGTGAGCCTCAGCTTGAACTGAACAATAATGTGAATAACGGAACCGCTCCTTATCACGGAAAAATGTCAGTATTGCTGCAATGGCACTTAGAGGATCCCGTTGATAACTGGGAACGCAATCGAAACAACATCATTTATGAACAGTTCCAGCATAACCGCAATCCATTCATTGACCACCCGGAGTGGGCTGAGGAGATTTGGTAGGAATATGTGTTAGGAAGGCTCACTTAGGTGGGCTTTTTTGTTTGGATTTGTAAAAAAATGGTTAACGTGAATATATTTCATTTAACGTGAAATTAAATGAATTAATGTGAAATTATTTAAATTAATGTGAAATTGTTGCTTGCTAACGTGAATATATGGAGCAACTCTATAAATAGATGAAGCCGTGTCTTTTCTAAGACTACATAAAAGCCTGTAATCCCCTCCAGAAACACACACAAACTAAAAAAAGAGAGTGACACACGATATGTGCCACTCTTTCTACATAAATACCTCGTAATACACTAAACAAATGCCGCATGCTGCCCAAGAAATCATGGCGAATACGGTTACGATCATGTTTTCCGACCATCCGTACTTAATGCCGTAATGATAATGAATGGGTGTAAAACGGAACAGCTTCTTTTTCGTTCGTTTAAAATATGCCACTTGAATGATGACTGATAGCTGTTCTGCAAGATAGATGATAAATAGAATTGGGATTAAAATTTCTACGTTTTCGATGATGGCAAGAAATGATAAGGTTCCTCCAATAGCGAGTGATCCCGTATCCCCCATGAATGCTTTTGCCGGATACAAGTTATAGATTAAGAATCCTAGAATCGTAGCAATCATCACCAAACAAAAGACTTTCACTTCCGTATTCTCACTGATTACAAAGAAAAAGAAGTATGTAGGAATTGACACCATGCCAAGAAGCCCGTCCATACCATCGGTAAAATTAATCGCGTTCGCCGTCCCTACAATAAACAGCGTGATCAGAATAAGGTAAATGATATAAGGAAGAACAATGTTCAGTGATTCCGTCACCCGTATGCTTGTATCAATTTCAAAAAGGTCGATGCCTATATATAAGAGTAGAATGGTGAACGCAAACTGAAATTTAAGTTTTGTCTTTCCTGAAACCCCGCCAGGATCTTGTTTTGAAGCTTTCCAAAAATCATCTAAGAACCCAATAAAACTAAACAGTATAAACGTTGCCACAAGAAAGAGCATCACTGGACTTGTCGTGTAATAATAAAGCGCCACGAAAATTCCTACAAAAAACACACTTCCTAACATTAAAGGTGTTCCCTTTTTTTCTTGATGATCGGAGGGAAGCTCCACTCGAATGGGTTGTGTAAGCTTTAACTTTTTTAGTGTATAAATTAACAGTGGTGCTATAAAAACGGTTAAGAGGAAGGTAATAAATGCTGGTGTTAGCTGTAAAAGCAAAATGGTCGTCTCCCTTCTATATTGTCCACTGTAATCATTCGATAAAAGATAAAATGTTCCTCTAATCATCCATATAAAAGAGACCGCTCAACAATAGAACGGTCTCTCTCGCTTCTTTATGCTTTAAAATTTTTTACCACTTCAACCACTTTTGAAGGTTCTGTTCGGTTTCGGTAATCGGAGTCCACTTCGGCAAACAAAATCTTGCCTGAAGGATCAATAACAAAGGTTGCCGGTTTCGGAAGCTCCCAATCATTATTTCCATTGTGGCCTGGAATATCTAGACCTGAATCTTTGTATACTTCTATCAATTCATCAGACAGTTTAAATACTAGGTTATATTGATTGGCTACTTTATTCTTTTCGTCACTTAAAACGATAAATTCCAGCTCGTTTTTTTCTTTCGTACTTAAGGATGCATCTGGAAGTTCAGGGCTAACGGCAATAAGAGCAGCACCTGCATTTTTGATCGACGTTAATTCTCTTTGGTAGGCTTTTAATTCCAGATTGCAGTAAGGACACCATCCACCTCGATAAAATGTTAGAATAACAGGCCCTTTTTTCAATTGATCAGATAGTGACACTTCTTTTCCTGTCGAATCTGGCAATGTAAAGTCGGGAGCAACCTCGCCTGCAGTTAAGCCTTGAGCAATACCTGACTTTTCAAGTTCATCTGTTGCTTGCTGCATAATTCTTTGCTTTTCCTCAGGTGCTTTTAATTTGAATACTTCTTTATATGCTTCAATTTCACTTTGTAATGATGTCATTTTTGCGTAACCTCCTTTTTAAAGAAGGTATCAAAATTGCAAATAAACTACCAACAATTTGCTTATCTGTGTATAAAGTAATAACTTCCTTTTAGGACTTCTGTGTGATAGACACTCCTTTTTGGGATTGCTACTGTTATAAAGTGTAAGAATTTTCAGAATAAGGAGACGGACATATGAAAGGAAAACGCGTTTTAGTTTGTACCATGCTAAGCACTGCCATGCTATTATCCAGTATAACGCCAGTCATTTTTGCTGAAGGTTCTTCAAAAGAAAACCAAGTGAGACCAGGTGATTGGAACCGTCCTGTTCCCTCTTCAGCTGTTCTTCATCCGGGCACCGCTGAAAGCGCTTCATTAAAAAGAGAGCCGCTTAAACAGATTGATGATTTCATCTTACAAGAGATGGAAAAACGCACGATGCCTGGTGCTGTTGTACTCGTTGCGCGCAGCGGGAGTATTGCAAAACATGATGCATATGGCTTTTCAGCTCGTTACACCGATGACAAATTTACCGAGATGGACAACCCTGTTGAAATGAAGAAGGATACGATCTTTGACATCGCATCCATCTCCAAACTCTTTACCACTACCGCCGCAATGCAGCTGTATGAACAAGGAATGTTTGAATTAGATGATCCTGTAGGCAAATACATTCCG is from Fictibacillus sp. b24 and encodes:
- a CDS encoding peroxiredoxin-like family protein, encoding MTSLQSEIEAYKEVFKLKAPEEKQRIMQQATDELEKSGIAQGLTAGEVAPDFTLPDSTGKEVSLSDQLKKGPVILTFYRGGWCPYCNLELKAYQRELTSIKNAGAALIAVSPELPDASLSTKEKNELEFIVLSDEKNKVANQYNLVFKLSDELIEVYKDSGLDIPGHNGNNDWELPKPATFVIDPSGKILFAEVDSDYRNRTEPSKVVEVVKNFKA
- the mraY gene encoding phospho-N-acetylmuramoyl-pentapeptide-transferase → MIRGTFYLLSNDYSGQYRRETTILLLQLTPAFITFLLTVFIAPLLIYTLKKLKLTQPIRVELPSDHQEKKGTPLMLGSVFFVGIFVALYYYTTSPVMLFLVATFILFSFIGFLDDFWKASKQDPGGVSGKTKLKFQFAFTILLLYIGIDLFEIDTSIRVTESLNIVLPYIIYLILITLFIVGTANAINFTDGMDGLLGMVSIPTYFFFFVISENTEVKVFCLVMIATILGFLIYNLYPAKAFMGDTGSLAIGGTLSFLAIIENVEILIPILFIIYLAEQLSVIIQVAYFKRTKKKLFRFTPIHYHYGIKYGWSENMIVTVFAMISWAACGICLVYYEVFM